ATTCCTGTGTTTGCTTTCTTATTGTAATAATGGAAAAAAACAGAAATAACACTTTTTGATGTTTGTAGCTCCTTTAGAGCTCCTGTGCTAAGTGCTATGGCTTTGTCTTTAAGAGGTAGGCTCTTAAGCCAAAGCCATAACCCTTATCACATAACTTCGTTATTACAAACCTCAAAAAGAAAAAAACACCGCTTACGCTAAAAAAAACTGTTTAACCATAAACTTGAATCAGTTATCGTTATGATTGTTTTTCTGGTTTTTGTGAAAAAGTAAACACAGAGTTTTGCTGGTGAGCCGTTATATCGATAGTTTTTACTTTTGGGTTAATACGTCCTGCGGATCCACATTTCCATAAAACGATCAGAAACACTATACTTCTTTGTGCGTTTCTCGTTCTGGTAGGTCAGTATCTGTTTGTCAAGGAGAACGTTTATAGCATACTGCACAGAACTGGGCGATTTGAGCGCGTGCTTCTTGACGAAGGCTACCGATGTGACACCGCTGGCAATGCCTTCTTTGGCAATTGCTATCAACGTCTCTTTCTGCTGCATGTTGAGCTGGTTCATCACGTTGGCAAAAGAATGTCCTTTCTCTTCCAAAATATCACTCAGCGTCTTGTTGATAATTGTTTCGTCGATAGTCTCTTCAGAGTCTGTATATGCAAACGCATTGTGTAGAATGTTATGAACGTAATACGTATGTCCTGCAAAAAGGTCATATGCCAAAGATACAGCTTCATGTGTTATTCTGCGTGAGGCTTTCTTGAATTGCTCTTCTGCAAAATCTGTATATACCTCTTTAGGGATACAGTCCAAGTAAATCTGCTCGGCACTATTATAAAAGGGCTTTGCTGCAGAGTTAAACATGTTCTCAAGAATATGGCGGTTGCTTCCTGCATAGATGAAAAGGCAGTTGTTCATCTTCTGAATATGGGTGCGGAGCGTTGCTTCCACGTTTTTCTCCGGATAGTTAGCAATCTGCTGGAACTCATCTATGGCGAAGATACAAGGCTTGTCTGCCTGTTCCAAATAGCTGAATATCTCTTCCAAGGTCAGCTCTGGAGAATGAATGTCCCCCAGCTTAATGTTGAAGGTTGGAGTATTCGTGACAGGGTCGTAGCCAAAGTTCCCTGCCATAGAGTGAAGACCATCCAGGAATTTGTTGAGTACGACTTTTCCTTTGGGCACCAACACAGAATATATCTCTTTGCTGAGGAACAATACCAACTCATGCAGGCTGGTGGTGGGATAGATGTCCGTGTAGAAGGTGTAGTAGTTGTCTTTGATGGTAGGCTGCTCGAACACGTGGCGTATCAGCTGTGTCTTACCCATTCTTCTGGGGGATGTCAAGAGAATGTGCCCCTTGTTTTCAAGTGTACGCACCATCCATGTTGTTTCTTTCGTAAGCATTCGTTGAAATACACGTTGTAGCAGTTGTAGTTTGATAGTACCTTTGCAGTCGCAATAGTGCACCGAACTACAACTGTTATTTTTATGACTAAGGAAGAATTTGAAGTGCTGCAGTTAGACCTACAGCAGAGTGGTAAGCCACTGATGAGTTACTTGAAAGAGTCTGGTATCAATTACTCTACCTATACCTACTGGCGCAGGAAAGCTGATTCAGAGAAGAAGCCGCAGCTACCAATAGCTCCTATCAGTTTCTCCCAACATGCCGACCCTGTATTTTCCGGTTCTGTGCCCACTGGTGCCACTCTCTTGTTTCCCAATGGTCTTCGTGCCCACTTCGGCAGTGGCACGGAGGATGTGCTACGCGATCTGTTGGACAAAAGCCTTGTGAACCATGTTCTGCCTTAACGATACAATGCGCTACTATCTGTGCCCGGGAAGAACTGATATGCGTAAAGGCATCAGCTCTCTCTGCGGTGTTGTGCATGAGAAGATGAGAAGTGACGTGCGTAATGGTGACGTATTCATCTTCATCGGCTCAAGTCGTAAGCTGATGAAGTTGCTCCATGCAGAGGATGGCGGTATGGTAATGTACGTCAAGCGTTTGGAGGCAGGGCGCTTCAAGCTGCCTGAGTATGATGAGAATACTCGGAGTTATCAGATGGAGTGGCGCGATCTTGTAGTAATGGTGGAGGGCATACAGGAGTCTCCTGACCAGCGACTCAGGCGCCTTCGCGCACAACGGAGGGAGTATGTGGTATAGACAAAATTTATTACACATATATTACTGATTATTAGTTATTTATAGTACAAAATATTCTTCTTTCTCAGATATTTTTTGTACCTTTGCACTATATTTAAAAGGTACGGACAATGGAAGAAAGAGAAGAGATGTATATGAAAACGATAGAGACGCTCAACGCCTCTATCGCCACATTGTCCGAGAACCATAAGAAGGAGGTGGATTCCCTTAACGAGCGCATCAAGGAACTGACAGCCCAAGTGGCATGGCTTAACCGCCAGCTCTTCGGGCGCAAGTCCGAAAAGCTCCCCATCATCGATCCCAACTACCCGGACCTCTTTGCTAGTATGCTGCCTGAAAATGCACAGCAGATAGCAGATGCCCATGACGAGGCTGTGGAGAAGATCACGAAGACCAAGGAGGAGCGCCGTCAGGACAGGAAGAACCGTATCATGATGGAGGATCTTCCTGTACTGGAACAGGTAATACTCACACCGGATAATCTCGACACGAATCTCTATAAGAAGATTGGCCAGGAGGTGACACGTATCGTGGAGCACAAACCTGGCCAGCTGTATATCAAGGAGATCATCCGCGAGAAGTGGGGTCTGAAGGATAATACCGCTACTGCGCCAAAAGGAATGAGTGGAGTGCTGATAGCCCCAATGCCCCTTCTGCCTATCTACAAGGGCATAGCCGGTGCCAGCCTGCTGGCAGAGATCCTGCTTCAGAAATATGAGTACCACATGCCTTACTACCGTCAGATTAAACAGTACAGTCATCTTGGCATGAAGGGTCTTACGGAAAGTACTATGGACGGTTGGTTCAAGCAGACGATGGAATTGCTCAGGCCACTTTATGAAGTGCTCAAGGCAGAGGTGATGAAAGCCGACTATGTACAGGCAGATGAGACCACCACGCCAGTGATGAACAAGGATACCCACAGGGCAGCGAAGGAATATCTCTGGATGGTGAGGGCTGTAATCCAGCGGCTGGTGCTCTTCCATTACGACCAGGGCTCCAGGGCAGGAGCAGTGATAGAAGCACTGGCAAACAAATACGATTTTAAGGGATATCTACAATGTGACGGTTTTGTGGGCTATGAGACGGCCTTCAAGACAAATCCTGACGTGTGGCTGGTTAACTGCATGGTACATATCCGTCGCCATTTTGAGCAGGCACTCGATGAGAACCGCCCGATGGCAGAACATGCCCTTACGGAGATACAACATCTCTACAAAATAGAAAACATGTGCGATGGTGCAGGACTGTCACCCGATGAGCGCAAGGCCAAGCGTCAGGAACTCGCCCGTCCCATTATGGAAGCCATGAAACTGTGGATGGAGACCGAGGGGGTGAAGTACAGCGAGAGTTCACTGATAGGCAAGGCCATCACCTATGCCTATACCCGCTGGGACAATATGATGCGCTATCTGGAGGACGGAAGACTCCTGCTTGACAACAATCTTGCGGAGAATGAGATACGTCCCATCACGCTGGGCAGGAAGAACTATCTCTTCTGTGGAAATCACGAGGCTGCACAGAATATGGCTGTCGTCTGCTCACTACTGGCAACATGCAGGAACCATGATGTCAATCCGAGGGATTACCTCAATGACATTATCAGCCAGATGCCATATTGTGCGAAGGCAAAACCAGAGGAACTGATAGAATTACTGCCGCATAAGTGGAAAATGAAGCATCCAGAAGCCATTATGACAAAGAAAGCATGAACAGACACTAACAAATAGCAACAGCAGTTACAAATCGAAAATGATGTAGCTGCTGTTACTGTAATATATAGGTACTACTACCTGTAGTTTATCGAATGCTTACTTTCTTTCTCCCTATCGCAGAAATAGGGCTCTGGTATAATGCCTGTGATGTAAAACGGATTCTCCATAGCTTTGAATTTTGTTGCAAAGATAAATACATTATTTGAATTATACAAATTCTATAATAGAAATTCTATAATTGAGTAAATTCTTTGCGAGATTATTACAAATGCATTGAATCCATAATTACGCAAAAAGGCTGAAAGCATCGATGCTTTCAGCCTTTTTTCTTAGTATGTGGGTCGTGATGCTGCGGCATCACTTTCCGTTGTTAATAACCATAGTCGTCGTCTTCGTCTTCTTCGTCATCCCAGACGGACTTGTGGTCACGACGAGATGACATGCCCAATTCTGGATCAGCATATTGTTCACTCGTTCTGAGAGAATTCGCCAAGATTTTTGTAGGATGTATCTTAACTATCTTTATTGTGGGATTATTATATAACTTTTTCATTGTCTTTATTTGCTATTTGAACATTAATTACCATGAATTTATCATACTCTCGGCTTTGCCGCTTTGCTCGTCCAAGGATTATTTAACCACGACTTTCTGGCCGTTCACGATGTAAAGACCTTTCGTAGGCTTAGCCACGCGCTGACCGCGAAGGTTGTAAACAACTCCCTCGCCTTCGGAGAGGGCAGGTGTGAGGTTCTCAATGCCTGTTGTCTCATCATCAAAGATGCTCATACGTACGGAAGCACGTGAGCTGCTGCTTGTTGGAACATTATCTAAATCAAGGTAGCAGCGGTATTTCGTTCCTGTCAAACTATTCTCAAGCTTATAGAATGCTGTTCCAACTTTGTCTGCCTGATATTGAAGGATGTAGCTATCAGCAGGTACTGTCTTTGCTGCGAGCAAACCTACAAGACCATTGTCTTCGTATGTATCCTTATCGTTATTAGCAATTCCCTTGAGTGCTACTGATACATTTGAAGCCTCTTCTGTAGAGAGTATATAAGGAGTATTAGCATTCAGCACACCTGTTTCATTCTCTTCAAGGTAGATATAACCACTTCCTTTGTGAGAAACAGTATATGCTTTAACTGTTGAAGGAATCAGGTTTTCATATGGCGCAATGAATGTTCCCCAACCTGTTGTTGCATTCACGGCAAGATTTACATCCGTAACATCCACAGCATCAGAGATGACCCATTTACCAGAGCCTCCTTGTGGTGCCGTAACGAGAGAACCTTCACTAGCAGCAGCCTGATAGTTGTTGAAGTTGCCAGAGCCTGCATTTCCTCCAATTTTTATTGTTCCATCATCATTCAAAGTAAATTTTATTTGATTGCAACGAGTATTAATACCTTCTGTCTTTACGTATGCAGTTGTCTTAGCATCCTTGTCTGTACACAAATCATTGCCATAAGGAGTCTGAATATTGTAGTAGCTACTGTTATCTTTATCAACGGTAATCTTTATTGGATAAGGAGTAGCAGATACCTTAACTTGTGTCTTGGTTTTTTCATATAACATGTAAAGATTAAAGTCCGATGCAGTACCATCATTATTAGCAACAAAAATCTGATAATACTTATCTGGATCAGGTTGGTTCTGAGTGCTTGATGCCATATTACCTTCAGCAGTCTCAAGGGCACTCTTGGCATCAGTGTAATCATCTACTTCATCACCGTCAGCATCAATCACATCCTGTGCTTCGCCAATCGCTATATTAAGTGCATTATAGTACGTTGCATCATACTTGAATGGAGCTGTGCCCACCTTTGGTGTCCAGCTGTTATAGAGTGCTGTTGCTGTTACTATCTCAGCCTCAAGAGAAACCTTTGCTAGAGCTAAAGGATCTTGCCCAACATAAGTCAATGTAAACTTATCTGCTTTATACCACCAGTGACCATCATCGGTATAGCTACCGTCATCATTACTACCTACTGCGCCTATAGTAACTTCTGTTTCTGTAGCCAGAGTAAATGTATATTCATTATCAACATATGTGCCACCACCTTCTGCAGTTGTTATGACTCCTGAGTTGTGGGTATTGTTCATCTTGAGATATATTGTACCACCGTCAGATGCTACAAGCGCAGCCAATTTATACTGACCTGCAGGAAGTGTTCCTATCGTCTGAGTTATAGGTGTACCTTGTGACCATGTATTAAATTGCCATGAGCCGTCAATTCCAGAAGTTGTATAAGGTGAAGAATTTCCTTTTGCACCTGTATCATTAGAAGCAATCGTTGTCCAGCCTAGGGTGCTCCCTAGTTCAAAACTACTGTTAGCAATAATTGCGGTAATATCAGTATTATCATTTTTCACACCTTCTTCAATCACCTCTGCACGAACATCCGCAGCCAAAGCAACTGGGTCAACATCAGCATTCGATGTATAGACAGTTGATGCACCCTCTGGAGCCACATAGCTTGTCACAGTTTCTGCAAATGTGTTGGCACGAGTAATCAGGTCGTTAAGAATAATGAAATCATTAATTGATGTTTGAGCATCTTCATTCGCAGTCTCCAATGCTTCAATAGCAGAAATGTAACCAGAGTAATCTGCATAAATTTCCTCATCAGTATCGAAATCGGTGTTAAGCGTACTATACGCGGCATCAAGCGCAATTTTTGTTGAACTATTCATCACTGAATTTTTAATGGAATTATATTCGGTAATTGCATTAGATGCCCTTGTTTTTGATGTACTAACATCTACTCTCAATATTATATTGTCAAAAGATTCTTTCAAAGCGGATGAGTTTTGTGTTGAAATCTTTATCTCTTTTATTGTTACTAATCCATCAGAAAGAGTTATCGGATCTCCAGAATTTACAGTAAGAGTAGTTCCGGAAGAACTGCTATTAATTACGAAAGAGTTTGACGGAGTCATTGTTGCGCTATTTCCATATCCTCCATTTGTGAAAGTCGTGAGATCTTCACTATTTGAATTTTGTACATGTGACGTGGTACCATACCCATCAGCATTGTTACTAACAATCTTAAATAGAGTAATTTGATTGCTGTTTTTTATTGCTGTAATAGTTATTGTTACTGCTCTACCTGTTACGTGGTAATTCATGTTAAAATCAAAAGAGAATCTATAGTTATCCGCATTTAAAAAGGCAACATTGTTTGCAAATGAAATACTTGCAGAACCATTCTTGGGTTGTGTTAAAAGTAAATACTTATTGGTATCATTTACACCTTGAGAAGGAGTGATGTTAGAGAATGTCCACCCATTAGCATAAGTATCAGCATTCTCAAAATTAGCC
This region of Prevotella sp. E13-27 genomic DNA includes:
- a CDS encoding AAA family ATPase; its protein translation is MLTKETTWMVRTLENKGHILLTSPRRMGKTQLIRHVFEQPTIKDNYYTFYTDIYPTTSLHELVLFLSKEIYSVLVPKGKVVLNKFLDGLHSMAGNFGYDPVTNTPTFNIKLGDIHSPELTLEEIFSYLEQADKPCIFAIDEFQQIANYPEKNVEATLRTHIQKMNNCLFIYAGSNRHILENMFNSAAKPFYNSAEQIYLDCIPKEVYTDFAEEQFKKASRRITHEAVSLAYDLFAGHTYYVHNILHNAFAYTDSEETIDETIINKTLSDILEEKGHSFANVMNQLNMQQKETLIAIAKEGIASGVTSVAFVKKHALKSPSSVQYAINVLLDKQILTYQNEKRTKKYSVSDRFMEMWIRRTY
- the tnpA gene encoding IS66 family insertion sequence element accessory protein TnpA; translation: MTKEEFEVLQLDLQQSGKPLMSYLKESGINYSTYTYWRRKADSEKKPQLPIAPISFSQHADPVFSGSVPTGATLLFPNGLRAHFGSGTEDVLRDLLDKSLVNHVLP
- the tnpB gene encoding IS66 family insertion sequence element accessory protein TnpB (TnpB, as the term is used for proteins encoded by IS66 family insertion elements, is considered an accessory protein, since TnpC, encoded by a neighboring gene, is a DDE family transposase.); translation: MRYYLCPGRTDMRKGISSLCGVVHEKMRSDVRNGDVFIFIGSSRKLMKLLHAEDGGMVMYVKRLEAGRFKLPEYDENTRSYQMEWRDLVVMVEGIQESPDQRLRRLRAQRREYVV
- the tnpC gene encoding IS66 family transposase, which codes for MEEREEMYMKTIETLNASIATLSENHKKEVDSLNERIKELTAQVAWLNRQLFGRKSEKLPIIDPNYPDLFASMLPENAQQIADAHDEAVEKITKTKEERRQDRKNRIMMEDLPVLEQVILTPDNLDTNLYKKIGQEVTRIVEHKPGQLYIKEIIREKWGLKDNTATAPKGMSGVLIAPMPLLPIYKGIAGASLLAEILLQKYEYHMPYYRQIKQYSHLGMKGLTESTMDGWFKQTMELLRPLYEVLKAEVMKADYVQADETTTPVMNKDTHRAAKEYLWMVRAVIQRLVLFHYDQGSRAGAVIEALANKYDFKGYLQCDGFVGYETAFKTNPDVWLVNCMVHIRRHFEQALDENRPMAEHALTEIQHLYKIENMCDGAGLSPDERKAKRQELARPIMEAMKLWMETEGVKYSESSLIGKAITYAYTRWDNMMRYLEDGRLLLDNNLAENEIRPITLGRKNYLFCGNHEAAQNMAVVCSLLATCRNHDVNPRDYLNDIISQMPYCAKAKPEELIELLPHKWKMKHPEAIMTKKA